One window of Populus nigra chromosome 5, ddPopNigr1.1, whole genome shotgun sequence genomic DNA carries:
- the LOC133693564 gene encoding endoplasmin homolog, which translates to MRKWTVPSVLLLLCLLSLISDQGQKLHAKAEDDSDSLVDPPKVEEKLGAVPNGLSTDSDVVKRESESISKRTLRNTAEKFEFQAEVSRLMDIIINSLYSNKDIFLRELISNASDALDKIRFLSLTDKEVLGEGDNAKLDIQIKLDKEKKILSIRDRGIGMTKEDLIKNLGTIAKSGTSAFVEKMQTSGDLNLIGQFGVGFYSVYLVADYVEVISKHNEDKQYVWESKADGAFAISEDTWNERLGRGTEIRLHLREEAGEYLEESKLKDLVKKYSEFINFPIYLWASKEVDVEVPADEDESSDEDETTAESSSSDDGDSEKSEDEDAEDKPKTKKIKETTYEWELLNDVKAIWLRNPKEVTEEEYTKFYHSLAKDLGDEKPLAWSHFTAEGDVEFKAVLFVPPKAPHDLYESYYNTNKANLKLYVRRVFISDEFDELLPKYLNFLMGLVDSDTLPLNVSREMLQQHSSLKTIKKKLIRKALDMIRKIADEDPDEANDKDKKDVENSSDDEKKGQYAKFWNEFGKSIKLGIIEDSVNRNRLAKLLRFETTKSDGKLTSLDQYISRMKSGQKDIFYITGPNKEQVEKSPFLERLKKKGYEVIYFTDPVDEYLMQYLMDYEDQKFQNVSKEGLKLGKDSKAKELKESFKELTKWWKGALASENVDDVKISNRLADTPCIVVTSKYGWSANMERIMQAQTLSDANKQAYMRGKRVLEINPRHPIIKELRERVVKDPEDDSVKQTAHLMYQTALMESGFILNDPKDFASRIYSSVKSSLSISPDAIIEEEDDVEEVEAEAEAETKEATSSSEAEPTRDDEDTEPSVVKDEL; encoded by the exons atgaggAAGTGGACAGTCCCTTCCGTTTTGCTACTACTGTGCCTTCTTTCTCTCATTTCAGATCAAG GTCAGAAGTTACACGCAAAAGCAGAGGATGATTCTGATTCTCTTGTAGATCCTCCAAAAGTAGAGGAGAAACTCGGTGCCGTTCCAAACGGACTATCAACGGATTCTGATGTCgtcaagag AGAGTCGGAGTCTATTTCGAAGAGAACACTTCGCAACACTGCGGAGAAATTCGAGTTCCAAGCTGAGGTGTCTCGGCTTATGGATATTATTATCAACTCTCTCTACAGTAACAAAGATATTTTCCTTAGAGAGTTGATTTCCAATGCATCTGAT GCGCTTGATAAAATTAGATTCCTCTCTCTCACGGATAAAGAGGTTTTGGGCGAAGGCGACAATGCCAAGCTTGATATTCAG ATTAAGttggataaagaaaagaaaattctatCAATTCGCGATAGAGGTATTGGCATGACAAAGGAGGATTTGATCAAGAATTTGGGTACCATAGCTAAGTCAGGAACTTCAG CATTTGTGGAGAAAATGCAGACAAGTGGAGACCTAAATTTAATTGGACAGTTTGGAGTTGGGTTTTACTCTGTATATCTTGTTGCTGACTATGTTGAAGTCATTAGCAAGCACAATGAAGACAAACA GTATGTATGGGAATCAAAGGCCGACGGAGCATTTGCAATCTCTGAGGATACCTGGAATGAGCGTCTGGGACGTGGAACTGAGATTAGATTGCATCTCCGGGAAGAAGCTGGAGAGTACTTGGAGGAGAGTAAATTGAAA GATTTGGTGAAGAAATATTCTGAATTCATCAACTTCCCAATCTATTTGTGGGCAAGTAAAGAGGTTGACGTGGAGGTTCCTGCTGATGAAGACGAGTCTAGTGATGAAGATGAAACAA CTGCTGAAAGCAGCTCTTCTGATGATGGAGATTCTGAGAAAAGTGAAGATGAGGACGCAGAGGAtaaaccaaaaaccaaaaaaattaaggagaCTACTTATGAGTGGGAACTTTTGAATGATGTTAAGGCTATATGGTTGAGAAATCCAAAGGAGGTGACAGAAGAAGAGTACACAAAATTCTACCACTCTCTAGCAAAG GATCTTGGTGATGAGAAGCCACTGGCATGGAGTCACTTCACTGCTGAAGGCGATGTTGAATTCAAGGCTGTTTTGTTTGTTCCACCAAAGGCTCCTCATGATCTATATGAGAGTTATTACAACACTAATAAAGCCAACCTGAAGCTGTATGTTAGACGAGTCTTCATCTCAGATGAATTTGATGAGCTTTTGCCAAAATATCTGAACTTTTTGATG GGTCTCGTTGATTCTGATACTTTACCGCTCAATGTTTCACGAGAAATGCTTCAACAACACAGCAGCttaaaaacaatcaagaagAAACTCATCAGAAAGGCACTTGATATGATCCGTAAAATTGCTGATGAGGATCCTGATGAGGCAAAtgacaaagacaagaaag ATGTTGAGAATTCCAGTGATGATGAGAAGAAAGGTCAATATGCAAAATTTTGGAATGAGTTTGGCAAGTCTATCAAACTTGGCATTATTGAGGATTCAGTTAACAGAAATCGCTTGGCAAAACTTCTCAGATTTGAAAC CACCAAGTCGGATGGTAAATTGACATCACTTGATCAGTACATATCAAGAATGAAATCTGGGCAGAAGGATATCTTCTACATAACTGGACCGAACAAGGAGCAAGTGGAAAAATCTCCTTTCCTTGAGAGGCTGAAGAAGAAGGGTTACGAG GTTATTTACTTCACAGATCCAGTTGATGAATATTTGATGCAATATTTGATGGATTATGAAGACCAGAAATTCCAGAATGTTTCCAAGGAGGGTCTGAAACTAGGGAAAGACTCAAAAGCTAAGGAGCTAAAGGAGTCATTCAAGGAGCTAACCAAGTGGTGGAAGGGTGCTCTTGCCAGTGAGAACGTTGATGATGTGAAAATTAGCAATCGTTTGGCTGACACACCTTGTATTGTTGTGACATCAAAATATGGATGGAGCGCAAATATGGAAAGGATAATGCAGGCCCAAACTTTGTCAGATGCAAACAAGCAAGCATATATGCGCGGCAAGAGGGTGCTCGAGATTAATCCAAGGCATCCAATCATCAAGGAACTCCGTGAGAGAGTTGTAAAGGACCCTGAG GATGATAGTGTTAAGCAAACCGCCCACCTCATGTACCAAACAGCGCTCATGGAGAGTGGCTTCATACTCAATGATCCCAAAGATTTTGCCTCTCGTATTTACAGCTCCGTGAAATCTAGCCTGAGCATCAGTCCTGATGCTATCATCGAAGAGGAAGATGATGTAGAAGAAGTTGAAGCTGAAGCTGAAGCCGAAACAAAAGAAGCCACTTCCAGCAGTGAAGCTGAACCCACTAGAGATGACGAGGATACGGAACCCTCTGTTGTGAAGGATGAGTTGTAG
- the LOC133693244 gene encoding thaumatin-like protein 1b, whose amino-acid sequence MSQLTLLIPLSSFFISHFFIQAVVSTTFTLTNKCDYTVWPGILSNADAPALSTTGFALQNGESKTITAPASWGGRFWGRTYCSQDSTGKFSCVTGDCGSGKLECSGTGAAPPATLAEFKLDGYGGMDYFDVSLVDGYNLPLLVVPQGGSGQNCTSTGCVVDLNDSCPSELKVTSTEGESVACKSACEAFGSPQYCCNGAYSTPDTCRPSTYSEIFKNACPRAYSYAYDDKTSTFTCASADYQITFCPSPNTSQKASQGQNTENTSTNSYTPLVNSTMVYEGALNQNGASPSMNSKALGSHVIAGIVSLTVAIWQLG is encoded by the exons atgtcTCAGCTAACATTACTTATCCCTCTATCATCCTTCTTCATTTCCCATTTCTTCATTCAAG CTGTTGTTTCAACAACGTTTACATTAACTAACAAATGTGACTACACAGTATGGCCGGGAATTCTTTCCAACGCAGACGCCCCAGCGCTCTCCACAACTGGCTTTGCCCTTCAAAATGGTGAGTCAAAAACCATCACAGCACCAGCTTCATGGGGTGGACGTTTCTGGGGCCGAACATATTGCTCTCAAGACTCCACAGGAAAATTCTCTTGTGTTACAGGTGATTGTGGCTCAGGAAAGCTAGAATGTTCAGGCACTGGTGCAGCTCCTCCAGCTACGTTAGCAGAGTTCAAGCTTGACGGCTATGGAGGgatggattattttgatgtgagtCTTGTTGATGGGTACAACTTGCCATTGCTTGTTGTCCCTCAAGGAGGTTCTGGTCAGAATTGTACAAGCACAGGATGCGTTGTGGATTTGAACGACTCGTGCCCTTCAGAGCTTAAGGTTACTAGTACGGAAGGGGAAAGCGTGGCCTGTAAAAGCGCTTGTGAAGCTTTTGGGTCTCCACAATATTGTTGCAATGGAGCATACAGTACACCTGATACCTGCAGGCCTTCTACGTATTCTGAGATTTTTAAGAACGCTTGTCCACGCGCTTACAGCTATGCTTACGATGATAAGACTAGTACCTTCACTTGTGCCTCCGCTGATTACCAAATTACCTTCTGCCCCTCCCCTAACACcag CCAAAAAGCATCACAAGGGCAGAACACTGAGAATACAAGCACAAACAGCTACACACCACTCGTCAACAGTACAATGGTGTATGAAGGTGCGTTGAACCAGAATGGAGCATCACCATCTATGAACAGCAAGGCCTTAGGATCACATGTCATTGCGGGAATTGTCAGCTTAACAGTAGCCATTTGGCAGTTGGGATAG
- the LOC133693749 gene encoding thaumatin-like protein 1, with product MHILMLQLRFLQMDHVFSSSALHITLILLTICKGISGAKFTIINRCDYTVWPGILSNAGSTPLDSTGFELPQGESRSFQAPPNWSGRFWGRTGCTFDPNTGQGTCITGDCSSNQIECNGKNANPPATLAEFTVGSGVKDFYDVSLVDGYNLPMIVEPNGGSGSCLSTGCMTDLNQQCPAELRVESGQACKSACEAFGSPEYCCSGAYGAPDTCKPSVYSEMFKTACPRSYSYAYDDATSTFTCTGADYVITFCPSSTSQKSARDTTPPASTANGAETGSGSGDGPIGIDTSWLPNFLTGDSPSAFPCWAWQFTLIFSTLPCLFLFLVYL from the exons ATGCATATCCTTATGTTACAGCTTAGATTTCTCCAAATGGATCACGTCTTCTCCAGTTCTGCTCTACACATCACTCTCATTTTGCTTACAATCTGCAAAG GAATATCAGGGGCTAAATTTACAATCATAAACAGATGTGACTACACAGTATGGCCAGGTATTCTTTCCAATGCAGGCAGCACTCCATTAGACAGCACAGGATTTGAACTTCCACAAGGTGAATCACGATCCTTCCAAGCACCACCAAATTGGTCAGGTCGATTCTGGGGCAGAACTGGTTGCACATTTGACCCGAATACCGGTCAGGGCACCTGCATAACAGGTGACTGCAGCTCCAACCAAATTGAATGCAATGGCAAAAATGCAAACCCTCCAGCCACTCTAGCCGAATTCACTGTCGGATCAGGTGTAAAGGATTTTTACGATGTTAGTTTGGTTGACGGCTACAATTTACCCATGATTGTCGAACCAAATGGCGGGTCAGGGAGTTGCTTGTCGACCGGGTGTATGACAGATTTGAACCAGCAATGCCCAGCCGAATTACGGGTTGAATCAGGGCAGGCCTGTAAGAGTGCATGTGAGGCCTTTGGGAGCCCCGAGTACTGTTGCAGCGGCGCGTATGGAGCACCAGACACATGTAAGCCATCTGTTTATTCGGAGATGTTTAAGACCGCATGTCCGAGATCATATAGCTATGCTTACGATGATGCCACTAGCACATTTACATGTACAGGAGCAGATTATGTTATCACATTCTGCCCTTCATCAACAAG TCAAAAATCTGCAAGAGACACGACTCCACCAGCAAGCACTGCAAATGGGGCTGAAACAGGATCAGGATCAGGGGATGGGCCAATTGGAATTGACACTTCATGGTTGCCGAACTTTCTCACTGGGGACTCACCCAGCGCCTTTCCCTGTTGGGCTTGGCAATTTACCTTGATTTTTTCTACATTGCCCTGTCTATTCCtctttttggtttatttatag